One genomic segment of Agromyces intestinalis includes these proteins:
- a CDS encoding MFS transporter — MNGANRAPARRALVGATAGTVLEWYDFFLYGTAAALVFPTLFFPDEDPLTGVLLSFAVYATGFVARPLGGLLSGALGDRIGRRRTLLGTLLVMGIASALIGLQPTHSQIGAAAPTLLVVLRFIQGAATGGEWSGAVLLALEHSRVRPGFRGAFVTSGVYVGLILGNLAFVVLVATLDEQALLSWGWRVPFLASLVLVAIGLVLRRRVGESPEFLDVVARHERVHRPIAVVLRRPRNVLAILLIRGGQNATFYVVTVFCLSYAATTGMPRWVTLTALLVGATLAAVLCPLWGAVGDRIGARQLTAWALAGLGLLAVPLFVVLDTGNAALVVGFVALLIGIVNSAADGMQPAWFTAMFPANIRYSGISIGREAGGILGGALAPIAATAMLAATGHWWPVAAMMIAGAALGIVGTAVARPVRTSPLAQPNSEGAGGRDRLGGVASSRLIARAEASKPSDQPSLGTTSSATAISPVVSGASQMPK, encoded by the coding sequence GTGAACGGCGCGAACCGCGCCCCCGCCCGCCGCGCCCTGGTCGGGGCGACCGCCGGAACCGTGCTCGAGTGGTACGACTTCTTCCTCTACGGCACCGCAGCCGCGCTCGTGTTCCCGACGCTGTTCTTCCCCGACGAAGACCCGCTCACCGGCGTACTGCTGTCGTTCGCCGTCTACGCCACCGGCTTCGTCGCCCGCCCGCTCGGCGGCCTCCTGTCGGGGGCCCTCGGCGACCGCATCGGCCGGCGACGCACGCTGCTCGGCACGCTGCTCGTCATGGGCATCGCATCCGCGCTCATCGGGCTCCAGCCCACGCATTCCCAGATCGGCGCGGCGGCACCCACGCTGCTCGTCGTGCTGCGCTTCATCCAAGGGGCTGCCACCGGCGGTGAGTGGAGTGGCGCCGTGCTGCTCGCGCTCGAGCACTCGCGCGTGCGACCGGGATTCCGCGGAGCGTTCGTGACCAGCGGGGTCTACGTCGGGCTGATCCTCGGCAACCTGGCATTCGTGGTGCTCGTCGCGACGCTCGACGAACAGGCGCTGCTGTCGTGGGGGTGGCGCGTGCCGTTCCTGGCGAGTCTCGTGCTCGTCGCGATCGGCCTCGTGCTGCGCCGTCGCGTCGGCGAATCGCCGGAGTTCCTCGACGTGGTCGCGCGGCACGAACGCGTGCACCGACCGATCGCCGTGGTGCTGCGTCGACCGCGGAACGTGCTCGCGATCCTGCTCATCCGCGGCGGACAGAACGCGACGTTCTACGTCGTGACGGTGTTCTGCCTGAGCTACGCGGCCACGACCGGCATGCCCCGCTGGGTCACGCTGACCGCACTGCTCGTCGGCGCAACGCTCGCCGCGGTGCTGTGCCCGCTGTGGGGCGCGGTCGGCGACCGGATCGGCGCCCGGCAGCTGACCGCGTGGGCGCTCGCCGGCCTGGGCCTACTCGCCGTACCGCTGTTCGTGGTGCTCGACACCGGCAACGCGGCGCTCGTGGTCGGGTTCGTGGCGCTGCTGATCGGCATCGTCAACTCCGCCGCCGATGGCATGCAGCCCGCCTGGTTCACCGCGATGTTCCCCGCGAACATCCGCTATTCGGGCATCTCGATCGGCCGGGAGGCCGGAGGCATCCTCGGCGGAGCGCTCGCTCCGATCGCCGCGACCGCGATGCTCGCTGCGACCGGCCACTGGTGGCCGGTCGCAGCGATGATGATCGCCGGCGCCGCGCTCGGCATCGTCGGCACCGCGGTCGCCCGGCCCGTGCGCACCTCGCCGCTCGCGCAGCCGAACTCCGAGGGTGCTGGCGGGCGAGATCGTCTGGGCGGCGTCGCGTCGTCGAGGCTCATCGCTCGCGCGGAGGCCTCGAAGCCGAGCGATCAACCGAGCCTCGGCACGACCTCCTCGGCGACGGCGATCTCGCCCGTCGTCTCGGGTGCGAGCCAGATGCCGAAGTAG